Proteins from a single region of Streptomyces spectabilis:
- a CDS encoding trypsin-like serine peptidase, with product MRSNRAPFARGRGRRTALAVTGLAAALALTATACGPGDDKASDKADSGTSQGADNGSDSGGGGLPADLTDRLKEHGIDPDKWKDGAWKDWSKDDWLREAKDFVNPVIDGLWKPERMRKAKDPNKTIAAKDAAADQGATDPEPEPVRAQPEKTPYHEHAAPVGKIFFDSPEGSMVCSGTVVKDPRNPGKSNLVWTAGHCVHAGSKGGWYRNITFVPAYNDLGKSEAELSNAAPQEVSPYGQWWADWVSTSGEWIDQGAASGGAGAPHDYAVLHVKPQQGSKSLEETVGNALDVDFSTPSAQSVGSMGAWGYPAAPPFNGLTMHKCIGKPGRLSLDPAQPTMYRIGCTMTGGSSGGGWFRRADGGETKLVSNTSIGPAENTWLAGPQLGSGAKQVFDMMSEKYGAQ from the coding sequence ATGCGTTCCAATCGTGCGCCCTTCGCGCGCGGCCGCGGTCGTCGTACCGCGCTCGCCGTCACCGGGCTCGCCGCGGCCCTGGCGCTCACCGCCACGGCCTGCGGGCCGGGCGACGACAAGGCGAGCGACAAGGCCGACTCCGGCACCTCGCAGGGTGCCGACAACGGGTCCGACTCGGGCGGCGGCGGGCTCCCCGCCGACCTCACCGACCGGCTCAAGGAGCACGGCATCGATCCGGACAAGTGGAAGGACGGCGCCTGGAAGGACTGGAGCAAGGACGACTGGCTGCGCGAGGCCAAGGACTTCGTCAACCCGGTCATAGACGGCCTGTGGAAGCCCGAGCGCATGCGCAAGGCCAAGGACCCGAACAAGACGATCGCGGCGAAGGACGCGGCCGCCGACCAGGGCGCGACCGACCCCGAGCCCGAACCCGTCCGGGCACAGCCCGAGAAGACGCCGTACCACGAGCACGCCGCGCCCGTCGGGAAGATCTTCTTCGACTCCCCCGAGGGCTCGATGGTCTGCTCGGGCACGGTCGTGAAGGACCCGCGCAACCCGGGCAAGTCCAACCTCGTGTGGACCGCGGGCCACTGCGTGCACGCCGGTTCGAAGGGCGGCTGGTACCGCAACATCACCTTCGTGCCCGCCTACAACGACCTGGGCAAGTCCGAGGCCGAGCTGAGCAACGCCGCCCCGCAGGAGGTCTCCCCGTACGGCCAGTGGTGGGCGGACTGGGTGTCGACCTCCGGTGAGTGGATCGACCAGGGCGCCGCGTCGGGCGGTGCCGGTGCTCCGCACGACTACGCCGTGCTGCACGTGAAGCCGCAGCAGGGCAGCAAGTCCCTGGAGGAGACGGTCGGCAACGCGCTGGATGTCGACTTCTCGACTCCGTCCGCGCAGAGCGTGGGCTCCATGGGCGCCTGGGGCTACCCGGCCGCGCCCCCGTTCAACGGCCTGACCATGCACAAGTGCATCGGCAAGCCGGGCCGTCTGTCGCTGGACCCGGCGCAGCCGACGATGTACCGCATCGGCTGCACGATGACCGGTGGCTCGTCCGGCGGTGGCTGGTTCCGCAGGGCGGACGGCGGCGAGACCAAGCTGGTGTCCAACACCTCGATCGGCCCGGCGGAGAACACCTGGCTGGCCGGCCCGCAGCTGGGCTCCGGCGCCAAGCAGGTCTTCGACATGATGAGCGAGAAGTACGGGGCGCAGTGA